From the genome of Bosea sp. Tri-49, one region includes:
- the wecB gene encoding non-hydrolyzing UDP-N-acetylglucosamine 2-epimerase: MRKVMSIVGTRPELIKMCRVIALLDEQTQHVLVHTGQNYDYGLNQVFFEDLDIRKPDHFLEAAGGSAIDTIAEVLKRSDAVMEQEKPDAVLIYGDTNSGLAVIAAKRRKIPVFHMEAGNRCFDQRVPEELNRKVIDHLSDINMTLTEHARRYLVAEGLPPELTFNVGSHMHEVLEHFRPRYEASDILARLDLTERQFFVVSSHREENVDSERNLADLLDSLKGLAETYDWPVIVSTHPRTRKRLEALGETELDPRIRFLPPFGFHDYIKLQMTAGCVVSDSGTITEESSLLGFPAVTIRQAHERPEGMDEGTLVMCGLTRDSVLDSVRFVMRTHAAGLTPRPVADYVAGPVSRKVVAIVLSYIDYVNRTVWRKQ; the protein is encoded by the coding sequence ATGCGCAAAGTGATGTCGATCGTGGGCACCCGCCCCGAGCTGATCAAGATGTGCCGCGTCATTGCCCTGCTCGACGAGCAGACGCAGCATGTCCTCGTCCATACCGGCCAGAATTACGACTATGGCCTCAATCAGGTGTTCTTCGAGGATCTCGACATCCGTAAGCCCGACCATTTCCTCGAGGCGGCGGGCGGCTCGGCGATCGACACCATTGCCGAGGTGCTCAAGCGCTCCGATGCGGTGATGGAGCAGGAGAAGCCCGACGCGGTGCTGATCTATGGCGACACCAATTCAGGCTTGGCAGTGATCGCGGCGAAGCGGCGAAAGATTCCGGTCTTCCACATGGAGGCCGGCAATCGCTGCTTCGACCAGCGTGTTCCCGAGGAGCTCAACCGCAAGGTCATCGACCATCTCTCCGACATCAACATGACGCTGACGGAGCATGCCCGGCGTTATCTGGTTGCCGAGGGCCTGCCTCCCGAGCTGACCTTCAATGTCGGCTCGCATATGCATGAGGTGCTCGAGCATTTCCGTCCCCGCTACGAGGCTTCCGACATCCTCGCCCGGCTCGACCTGACCGAGCGCCAGTTCTTCGTGGTCTCCAGCCATCGCGAGGAAAACGTCGACAGCGAGCGCAACCTCGCCGACCTGCTCGACTCGCTGAAGGGGTTGGCCGAAACCTATGATTGGCCGGTGATCGTCTCGACCCATCCGCGTACCCGCAAGCGGCTGGAAGCACTCGGCGAGACCGAGCTCGATCCGCGCATCCGTTTCCTGCCGCCCTTCGGCTTCCACGATTATATCAAGCTGCAGATGACGGCGGGCTGCGTCGTTTCCGACAGCGGCACGATCACCGAGGAAAGCTCGCTGCTCGGCTTCCCCGCCGTGACCATCCGCCAGGCGCATGAGCGCCCCGAAGGCATGGACGAGGGCACGCTTGTGATGTGCGGGCTTACGCGCGATTCGGTGCTCGATTCGGTGCGCTTCGTCATGCGCACCCACGCGGCCGGACTCACGCCGCGGCCGGTCGCCGACTATGTCGCCGGTCCTGTGTCGCGCAAGGTCGTCGCCATCGTTCTGAGCTATATCGACTACGTCAATCGCACGGTCTGGCGCAAACAGTGA
- a CDS encoding ABC transporter ATP-binding protein, producing the protein MSSEIAIEAKRLAKSYHIYRSPSDRLAQAVVPRLRRAMAPALRSFGLKWPEKNYYTDHWALNSLSFQVPRGDSLAIIGRNGSGKSTLLQLVCGTLAPTEGEARVNGRVAALLELGSGFNPEFTGRENVYLNASILGMSREETQDRFDDILAFADIGEFIERPVKTYSTGMAMRLAFAVIAHVDADVLIIDEALAVGDAYFQQKCLRWLRQFRERGTVLFCGHDTGAVMSLCNSAIWIDKGDLVMQGSAKDVCEAYSAAIMSQAQGLSDQPIPRSRGKANARPADAPATTGEEVPPEAKPKRASLPEPPKPDRPAIFDTMANSADFGSGKARIQRVVLTHADGSPLHWIEGGENVQVLIDVAVIEDIEAPIVGFHVKDRLGQPILGDNTFLKTLDKPITARAGQTLETTFAFRLPALASGRYSVTAACASGTLENHVQHQWMHDALMFDVHSPFRNGVLFAVEMDRVEIAPVEPQQSKESSDA; encoded by the coding sequence ATGTCCTCTGAGATCGCGATCGAGGCCAAGCGGCTTGCGAAATCCTACCACATCTACCGGAGCCCATCCGACCGGCTGGCCCAGGCCGTGGTGCCACGCTTGCGGCGGGCGATGGCGCCAGCCCTGCGCTCGTTCGGCCTGAAATGGCCGGAGAAGAATTACTACACCGATCACTGGGCGCTCAACTCCCTCAGCTTCCAGGTTCCGCGCGGCGACAGCCTGGCCATCATCGGCCGCAACGGATCGGGCAAATCCACTCTGCTGCAGCTCGTGTGCGGGACCCTAGCGCCCACCGAGGGCGAGGCACGAGTCAACGGGCGCGTCGCGGCTCTGCTCGAACTAGGATCTGGCTTCAATCCCGAATTCACCGGTCGCGAGAACGTCTATCTCAACGCCTCGATCCTCGGCATGAGTCGCGAGGAAACGCAGGACCGGTTCGACGACATCCTCGCCTTCGCCGATATCGGCGAATTCATCGAAAGGCCGGTGAAGACCTATTCGACGGGCATGGCGATGCGCCTGGCCTTCGCGGTGATCGCCCATGTCGATGCGGACGTGCTGATCATCGACGAAGCGCTGGCGGTCGGCGACGCCTATTTCCAGCAGAAATGCCTGCGCTGGCTGCGGCAGTTCCGGGAACGCGGAACGGTGCTGTTCTGCGGTCACGACACCGGCGCGGTGATGAGCTTGTGCAACAGCGCGATCTGGATCGACAAGGGCGATCTGGTGATGCAGGGCTCCGCCAAGGATGTCTGCGAAGCCTATTCGGCCGCCATCATGAGCCAGGCGCAAGGGCTGTCGGATCAGCCGATCCCACGGTCGCGCGGCAAGGCGAATGCGCGCCCGGCCGATGCGCCGGCGACGACAGGCGAGGAAGTGCCGCCCGAGGCGAAGCCGAAGCGCGCTTCGCTCCCCGAACCGCCCAAGCCTGACCGTCCGGCCATCTTCGACACCATGGCGAATAGCGCCGATTTCGGGAGCGGCAAGGCGCGGATCCAACGCGTCGTCCTCACCCATGCCGACGGCTCCCCGCTTCACTGGATCGAGGGTGGGGAGAATGTGCAGGTTCTCATCGACGTCGCCGTGATCGAGGATATCGAGGCGCCGATCGTGGGCTTCCACGTCAAGGACCGCCTCGGCCAGCCGATCCTCGGCGACAACACTTTCCTTAAGACCCTGGACAAGCCGATCACGGCACGTGCCGGCCAGACACTCGAGACGACCTTCGCGTTTCGATTGCCAGCGCTCGCGTCCGGACGCTATTCGGTGACCGCCGCCTGCGCTTCCGGAACGTTGGAGAATCATGTGCAGCATCAATGGATGCACGATGCGTTGATGTTCGACGTTCATTCGCCCTTCCGGAACGGCGTCCTGTTCGCAGTCGAGATGGACCGCGTCGAGATCGCTCCTGTCGAGCCGCAGCAGTCGAAAGAATCGAGCGATGCTTGA
- a CDS encoding class I SAM-dependent methyltransferase, with translation MVLRQLARGTARLFPPLRRLHDFALQAEAGRMAARREADKLAAQLSALRTQLSPEQLAAAGIDDEVRPALGALTSRPELSAEEINRNAHWLYLKNRRQLIELDFPVTPKVRHGHGQPPEALMLARLTACSDHFASQMRMILPLLEPMLTIPSDPIADASEPNWVNPAFPALDAMALYGMIALHKPERLIEIGSGFSTKFARRAIRDHRLDTQLISIDPEPRAEIDDICDEVIRAPLEEVPISFFETLTSKDMVFFDGSHRSFQNSDVTVFFNEILPRLKSGTVFGIHDIFLPDDYPPAWLEWYFNEQYLLASWLLAGDKLKPDFAAYFIGETPDLHAIFASMWSHPNLVGANHNGGAFFSTIS, from the coding sequence ATGGTATTGCGCCAGCTTGCCCGCGGGACCGCTCGCCTCTTCCCGCCACTTCGTCGCCTGCATGATTTTGCCCTACAGGCGGAGGCGGGGCGGATGGCCGCGAGGCGTGAAGCCGACAAACTGGCCGCCCAGCTCAGCGCGTTGCGTACGCAGTTGAGTCCAGAACAGCTGGCAGCTGCGGGGATTGATGACGAAGTGCGCCCAGCGCTAGGTGCACTGACATCAAGGCCTGAGCTCTCGGCGGAAGAGATCAACCGCAACGCGCATTGGCTATATCTAAAGAATCGCCGTCAGCTGATCGAGCTGGACTTTCCTGTTACCCCAAAGGTGCGACATGGCCATGGTCAGCCACCTGAGGCACTTATGCTGGCCCGGCTGACGGCTTGCTCGGATCATTTTGCTTCGCAGATGCGTATGATACTGCCTTTACTGGAGCCGATGCTGACCATTCCCAGCGATCCCATCGCAGATGCAAGCGAGCCGAATTGGGTCAATCCAGCTTTCCCCGCCCTGGACGCGATGGCGCTTTACGGAATGATAGCGCTTCACAAGCCGGAACGCCTGATCGAGATCGGTTCAGGTTTTTCTACGAAGTTTGCCAGGCGCGCGATCCGCGACCATCGCCTCGATACGCAACTCATATCAATTGATCCGGAACCGCGAGCCGAAATCGATGATATCTGCGACGAAGTCATTCGGGCGCCACTGGAAGAAGTCCCGATATCATTTTTTGAAACTCTGACTTCGAAAGACATGGTATTTTTTGATGGAAGTCACCGGTCGTTTCAAAATAGCGACGTGACTGTCTTTTTCAATGAAATACTCCCTCGCTTAAAAAGCGGAACTGTATTTGGAATACATGATATATTCTTGCCGGACGACTACCCTCCCGCATGGCTGGAATGGTATTTCAATGAACAGTATCTCTTGGCATCTTGGTTGCTTGCTGGCGACAAGCTAAAGCCTGATTTCGCCGCTTATTTTATCGGCGAAACCCCAGACCTGCACGCTATCTTCGCATCCATGTGGAGCCATCCGAACCTTGTCGGGGCAAACCACAACGGGGGGGCATTTTTTTCGACAATCTCCTGA
- a CDS encoding ABC transporter permease yields MTSWGDHLRQTTELTLRLTMRDFEARYRGSVLGVGWAFLTPLLTALIFTFVFSAVFRTRWGTGQDGTDANFTLILLVGVLLHSMLAETLNRAAGLILAHSSYVKKVVFPLGILPIVVVLGALITAGFGLLIVVLGHLLHSGQVEATAPLFILIIIPYLLLLLATAYVLAALGVYLRDIGQIVTFIVTASMFLTPIFYPISSVPPGFRTVMLLNPLTIVVEESRNVLLFGRAPDWQILAFLWLAALVSLPAAFWVFNRLRVGFADVL; encoded by the coding sequence TTGACGAGTTGGGGCGATCATCTGCGCCAAACGACGGAACTGACTTTGCGCCTGACAATGCGTGATTTCGAGGCGCGTTATCGTGGCAGCGTACTTGGGGTCGGTTGGGCATTCCTGACTCCGCTCCTGACCGCTCTGATCTTCACTTTTGTCTTCTCGGCCGTGTTTCGTACGCGCTGGGGAACCGGACAGGATGGGACCGATGCCAATTTCACCTTGATCTTGCTCGTCGGCGTCCTGTTGCACTCCATGCTTGCGGAGACGTTGAACCGGGCTGCGGGATTGATCCTCGCCCATAGCAGCTATGTAAAGAAGGTCGTCTTCCCGCTCGGCATCCTGCCCATAGTTGTCGTCTTGGGCGCCCTGATCACAGCAGGTTTCGGTCTGCTCATCGTCGTGCTGGGGCACCTCCTGCACAGCGGCCAGGTCGAGGCGACCGCGCCGCTCTTCATCCTGATCATCATTCCCTATCTGCTGTTGCTGCTCGCGACGGCTTACGTACTTGCGGCCTTGGGCGTCTATCTCCGCGATATCGGACAGATTGTGACTTTCATCGTCACGGCCTCGATGTTCCTGACGCCGATCTTCTACCCGATCTCCTCGGTTCCTCCCGGTTTCCGCACCGTGATGCTGCTCAACCCGCTGACCATCGTGGTCGAGGAATCCCGCAATGTGCTATTGTTCGGCCGAGCTCCGGACTGGCAGATCCTGGCATTTTTGTGGCTGGCAGCGCTGGTGAGCCTGCCCGCAGCGTTCTGGGTCTTCAATCGTCTGCGCGTAGGTTTCGCCGATGTCCTCTGA
- a CDS encoding glycosyltransferase — translation MWSKLSDSPDSQLFFDLPGARLANRVINRIEAKLSIHSRLQWQAYALALSEAYRMADLVHFHIIHDGYFSLDALPWLTRGKPSVWTWHDPWPMTGHCIYSLECQRWLEGCGSCPSLDLTFPMRKDRTAEQFAWKKRIVAKSRAQIVVASRHMRDMAARSPIAAGQNIEVIPFGIDLTRFRPVDPQPARSRLGVLPGRVVLGVRAFADSPFKGFEYVVEALRQLPDTGVPLTILTTHGKGHLNEFIGRHQIIDLGWVNDGATIMDTFAATDIFLMPSTAEAFGMMAIEALAFAKPIIVFEGTALPEVAGAPDIAIATPMRDAASLSAAIERLVRSPEERQQRGAAGRLWAEARYSDVDFARRMAALYRKVAQG, via the coding sequence GTGTGGAGCAAGCTCAGCGACAGCCCCGATTCCCAGCTCTTCTTCGACCTGCCTGGCGCGCGCCTGGCCAACAGGGTCATCAATCGGATCGAAGCGAAACTCTCGATCCATTCGCGGCTGCAATGGCAGGCTTACGCGCTGGCGTTGTCGGAAGCCTATCGCATGGCCGATCTGGTCCATTTCCACATCATTCATGACGGCTATTTCAGCTTGGACGCCCTGCCTTGGCTGACCCGCGGCAAGCCGAGCGTGTGGACCTGGCACGATCCCTGGCCCATGACGGGGCATTGCATCTATTCCCTGGAATGTCAGCGGTGGCTGGAGGGGTGCGGGTCGTGTCCCTCGCTCGACCTGACCTTCCCGATGCGCAAGGACCGCACGGCCGAGCAGTTCGCCTGGAAGAAGCGCATCGTCGCCAAAAGCCGCGCGCAGATCGTGGTCGCCTCCCGCCACATGCGCGACATGGCTGCGCGGTCCCCGATCGCCGCGGGTCAAAATATCGAGGTCATTCCCTTCGGCATCGATCTGACACGCTTCCGTCCGGTCGATCCGCAGCCGGCGCGATCCCGTCTGGGAGTGCTGCCAGGCAGGGTGGTACTCGGCGTGCGTGCTTTTGCCGACAGCCCGTTCAAGGGGTTCGAATATGTCGTCGAAGCCCTGCGCCAGCTACCCGACACGGGCGTCCCTCTGACCATTCTGACGACCCATGGAAAAGGGCACCTCAACGAATTCATCGGGCGCCATCAGATCATCGATCTCGGCTGGGTCAATGACGGCGCGACCATCATGGATACCTTCGCTGCCACGGATATTTTCCTGATGCCTTCGACGGCCGAGGCCTTCGGCATGATGGCGATCGAGGCGCTCGCCTTTGCCAAGCCGATCATCGTTTTCGAGGGCACTGCGCTGCCCGAAGTTGCCGGAGCGCCGGATATTGCGATCGCTACCCCGATGCGCGATGCCGCCTCCCTGTCAGCGGCGATCGAACGCCTCGTCCGGTCTCCCGAAGAGCGCCAGCAGCGCGGCGCGGCGGGCAGGCTCTGGGCGGAGGCTCGTTACAGCGACGTCGATTTTGCGCGCAGGATGGCGGCTCTTTATCGAAAGGTAGCCCAGGGATGA
- a CDS encoding TylF/MycF family methyltransferase: MTQPSFTSRLVRSLPILREEARARDALREEARKAAEERDALREERDALVKELAVKATMEDQVNFLLQRIGVYHDSTAVKLDNVSAQILGVGARQEEAVARVGRRLLGGDTGALGRQGRAAELYLDLLEASLTGLLIEDASQAPWTERKFDPSLRAIGRDWPEQAITMIGTARMRNLRMLTTQALEEGIPGDFIETGVWRGGACIYAKGIFEAYGAKDRKVFVADSFRGLPEPDATHNPADAGDIHHTYDQLAISRENVAGNFRRYGLLDEQVVFLEGWFKDTLPVAPIDRLAVLRLDGDMYESTVDALNALYHKVSPGGFVIVDDYVLEPCAKAIHDFRGQHGIEAPMEPVDGAAVWWRVPL; this comes from the coding sequence GTGACGCAGCCTTCTTTCACCAGCCGCCTTGTGCGCAGTCTTCCAATTTTGCGCGAGGAAGCGCGTGCGCGCGACGCCTTGCGCGAGGAGGCGCGCAAGGCCGCCGAAGAGCGCGACGCCTTGCGCGAAGAGCGCGACGCCTTGGTCAAGGAACTGGCCGTGAAGGCGACGATGGAAGACCAAGTCAACTTCTTGCTCCAGCGGATCGGTGTCTATCACGATTCCACTGCCGTGAAGCTGGACAATGTCTCAGCCCAGATCCTTGGCGTGGGTGCGCGCCAGGAGGAGGCCGTAGCCCGCGTCGGGCGCCGGTTGCTGGGAGGAGATACCGGCGCCCTTGGACGCCAGGGGCGCGCGGCAGAACTCTATCTCGACCTGCTGGAAGCATCTCTGACCGGCCTGCTGATCGAGGATGCCTCGCAAGCACCCTGGACGGAGCGCAAGTTCGATCCCTCGCTGCGCGCCATCGGCCGCGACTGGCCGGAACAGGCGATCACGATGATCGGAACCGCGCGCATGCGCAATTTGCGGATGCTGACGACGCAGGCACTGGAAGAGGGCATTCCGGGCGACTTCATTGAAACCGGCGTCTGGCGTGGTGGCGCCTGCATTTATGCCAAGGGGATTTTCGAAGCCTACGGTGCCAAGGATCGTAAGGTCTTTGTCGCCGACAGTTTCCGCGGCCTGCCCGAACCCGATGCGACACACAATCCAGCCGATGCGGGCGACATCCACCATACTTATGATCAACTCGCTATTTCGCGTGAAAACGTCGCCGGGAATTTTCGCCGATATGGGCTGCTCGACGAGCAGGTCGTCTTTCTCGAAGGCTGGTTCAAGGACACGCTTCCGGTCGCACCGATCGACCGATTGGCCGTGCTACGGCTCGACGGTGACATGTACGAGAGCACAGTGGATGCGCTCAACGCGCTCTATCACAAAGTGTCACCCGGCGGCTTCGTCATCGTGGACGACTACGTGCTTGAGCCCTGCGCCAAGGCCATCCACGATTTTCGTGGACAGCATGGCATCGAAGCCCCGATGGAGCCCGTGGACGGCGCTGCGGTCTGGTGGCGCGTTCCCCTGTGA
- a CDS encoding dTDP-4-dehydrorhamnose reductase family protein, producing the protein MTKILILGAAGMLGNAAYRLFAASPGFEVVGTIRGSAPAGLIQSSTARLLGGINATDQDGLVRMIGETRPDVVINCIGVVKQLSAAKDSLVSITLNSLLPHRLAELCAAAGARLVHVSTDCVFDGRKGDYKETDLSNAEDLYGKSKFLGEVDYPNAITLRTSIIGHELNSAHSLVDWFLSQPGPAVKGYRKAIYTGLPTVELARIIRDEVIPRLEMRGLWHVAADKINKFELLKLVAQEYGKAIEIVPDDAVAIDRSMDGSRFQVATGYVAPAWPELIARMRAAR; encoded by the coding sequence TTGACCAAAATTCTCATTCTCGGCGCGGCGGGCATGCTCGGCAATGCCGCCTACCGGCTCTTTGCCGCCTCGCCGGGTTTCGAGGTCGTCGGCACGATTCGCGGCAGTGCGCCGGCCGGACTTATACAGAGTTCAACCGCCCGCCTGCTGGGGGGGATCAATGCAACCGATCAGGACGGCCTCGTCCGGATGATCGGCGAGACGCGACCCGACGTGGTGATCAACTGCATCGGCGTCGTCAAGCAGCTCTCCGCCGCCAAGGACTCGCTGGTCTCCATCACGTTGAATTCGCTGCTGCCGCACCGTCTCGCAGAACTTTGCGCGGCGGCAGGGGCGCGTCTCGTGCACGTCTCGACGGACTGTGTTTTCGACGGCCGTAAGGGAGACTACAAGGAAACGGACCTGTCGAACGCCGAAGACCTCTACGGCAAGAGCAAGTTCCTCGGCGAGGTCGACTATCCCAACGCGATCACGCTGCGCACCTCCATCATCGGACATGAGCTCAATTCTGCCCATTCGCTGGTCGACTGGTTCCTGAGTCAGCCCGGCCCCGCGGTGAAGGGCTATCGCAAGGCGATCTACACCGGCCTGCCGACGGTCGAACTGGCGCGTATCATTCGCGACGAGGTCATTCCACGCTTGGAGATGCGCGGTCTCTGGCATGTCGCAGCCGACAAGATCAATAAATTCGAGCTGCTGAAACTGGTAGCGCAGGAATATGGAAAGGCGATCGAGATCGTCCCCGACGACGCGGTGGCGATCGACCGCTCGATGGACGGCTCACGCTTCCAGGTGGCGACGGGATATGTGGCTCCGGCTTGGCCGGAGCTGATCGCACGCATGCGCGCCGCACGTTGA
- a CDS encoding polysaccharide biosynthesis protein — MDIKGKTLLITGGTGSFGNVVLRRFLREGIGEVRVFSRDEKKQEDMRLELKNDRVKFYIGDVREPDSLRAPMRGVDFIFHAAALKQVPSCEFYPMEAVRTNVLGASNVLEAAIDAGAQRVVVLSTDKAVYPINAMGISKAMMEKITVARARLLAKSDTTLCATRYGNVMASRGSVIPLFVSQVKAGQPITITDPNMTRFLMSLEESVDLVIYAYRNAEQGDIFIKKAPASTIGHLAEAVMQIFDKRVPVKVIGTRHGEKRYESLVSREEMARAIDHGGYYRVPQDDRDLNYAKYFVEGESAISMAEDYTSDNTELLDVEGVKKLLLGLDYIQAELQG, encoded by the coding sequence ATGGATATCAAGGGCAAGACCCTGCTCATCACGGGCGGAACCGGATCCTTCGGCAACGTCGTTCTGCGCCGCTTCCTGCGCGAGGGCATCGGCGAGGTCCGTGTCTTCAGCCGCGACGAGAAGAAGCAGGAGGACATGCGCCTCGAGCTGAAGAATGATCGCGTCAAATTCTATATCGGCGACGTGCGCGAGCCCGACAGCCTGCGCGCTCCGATGCGTGGCGTCGACTTCATCTTCCATGCCGCGGCGCTGAAGCAGGTGCCCTCTTGCGAGTTCTACCCGATGGAGGCGGTGCGCACGAACGTCCTCGGCGCGAGCAACGTGCTCGAAGCCGCCATCGACGCCGGCGCTCAGCGTGTCGTCGTGCTGTCTACCGACAAGGCGGTCTATCCGATCAACGCCATGGGTATCAGCAAGGCGATGATGGAGAAGATCACGGTCGCCCGCGCCCGCCTGCTCGCCAAGAGCGATACCACGCTATGCGCCACCCGCTACGGCAATGTCATGGCCTCGCGGGGCTCGGTGATCCCGCTCTTCGTTTCGCAGGTGAAGGCGGGCCAGCCGATCACCATCACCGATCCGAACATGACGCGCTTCCTGATGTCGCTCGAGGAATCGGTCGATCTGGTCATCTATGCCTATCGTAACGCCGAACAGGGCGACATCTTCATCAAGAAGGCACCCGCCTCGACCATCGGCCACCTCGCCGAGGCGGTGATGCAGATCTTCGACAAGCGCGTTCCGGTCAAGGTAATCGGCACCCGCCACGGCGAGAAGCGCTATGAGTCGCTGGTTTCGCGTGAGGAGATGGCGCGTGCTATCGATCACGGCGGCTATTACCGTGTCCCGCAGGACGATCGCGATCTCAACTACGCCAAGTATTTCGTCGAGGGCGAAAGCGCGATCTCAATGGCGGAAGACTACACCTCCGACAATACCGAGCTTCTCGACGTCGAGGGGGTGAAGAAGCTGCTTCTCGGTCTCGACTATATCCAGGCTGAGCTGCAGGGCTAG
- a CDS encoding glycosyltransferase yields MASIAPAQLFRLRSQRLGKMGPVLDGRRPRILFVAMHHSVHTARWIEALLDAGFDLHLYPVDPAPPHAYIRGLTFHVPTPASPVVAAPRVSPGRRAARFLRHALKDPSDAIRLLREKLAHRAATPPAPQPPPRAGDPVRIRPVPFDGDDPQARVRLGRPDESAETITALHGPQMLAEVIADVQPDLIHSLEFQHNAYLVLAARDLMLAENLSRGFPRWLATNWGSDIYYFGRDEAHARQIRRVCEAIDLYSCECRRDLALGRSFGYRGPELPVLANSGGIDVDTAQRLRGEAPPSRRKLIMVKGYDHFAGRAMVSLAVLERFADRLKDYEIVMFSVGARPRARALELKAAGVLNIRVIDLATHDEILECFGRARAYLAVSISDGISTSILEAMLMGAFPIQTNTSCCEEWFVQGETGFAVSPDDFEEICARFERALTDDTLVDDAAPRNLEIIRSRLDQSVMKPAIQDFYRQALGVPFRDGSERR; encoded by the coding sequence TTGGCGTCGATCGCGCCCGCGCAGCTTTTTCGGCTGCGCTCGCAGAGGTTGGGTAAGATGGGGCCTGTGTTGGATGGAAGACGCCCTCGCATCCTGTTCGTGGCGATGCATCATTCCGTGCATACGGCGCGTTGGATCGAGGCTCTTCTCGACGCGGGCTTCGACCTGCATTTGTATCCGGTCGACCCCGCGCCTCCACACGCTTACATCCGCGGTCTGACATTCCACGTGCCGACGCCGGCGTCGCCCGTTGTCGCTGCGCCACGGGTCTCGCCCGGCAGGCGGGCGGCGCGCTTTCTGCGACATGCACTCAAGGATCCGTCGGACGCGATCCGCCTGCTGCGGGAGAAACTCGCTCACCGTGCGGCGACGCCGCCCGCGCCGCAGCCTCCGCCGCGTGCTGGAGATCCTGTTCGCATTCGTCCCGTTCCGTTCGATGGCGACGATCCGCAGGCGCGGGTGCGGCTCGGCCGCCCCGACGAAAGCGCGGAAACAATCACGGCGCTTCATGGCCCGCAGATGCTGGCCGAAGTGATCGCCGATGTGCAGCCGGACCTCATCCACTCGCTGGAATTCCAGCACAACGCCTACCTCGTACTGGCAGCGCGCGATCTCATGCTTGCGGAAAATCTGTCGCGTGGCTTCCCGCGCTGGCTGGCGACGAATTGGGGCAGTGATATCTATTACTTCGGCCGCGACGAAGCGCATGCGCGTCAAATTCGGCGAGTATGCGAGGCGATCGACCTCTATTCTTGCGAATGTCGCCGCGATCTCGCGCTCGGACGGAGCTTTGGTTATCGAGGCCCCGAATTGCCGGTTCTGGCCAATTCAGGCGGCATCGACGTCGATACTGCCCAACGCTTGCGCGGCGAAGCTCCGCCATCACGGCGCAAGCTCATCATGGTCAAGGGTTACGATCATTTTGCCGGCCGTGCCATGGTCTCCCTTGCCGTGCTTGAGCGTTTCGCTGACCGCTTGAAAGACTATGAGATCGTCATGTTTTCAGTCGGCGCTCGTCCCCGAGCCCGCGCGCTCGAATTGAAGGCCGCTGGTGTCCTCAACATCCGCGTCATCGATCTCGCCACCCATGACGAGATTTTGGAATGCTTCGGACGGGCGCGCGCCTATTTGGCAGTCAGCATTTCCGATGGAATCTCGACCTCGATACTCGAGGCGATGCTGATGGGAGCCTTTCCGATTCAGACCAACACGTCGTGTTGCGAGGAATGGTTCGTGCAGGGAGAGACCGGCTTCGCCGTCTCTCCCGATGATTTCGAGGAGATCTGCGCGCGGTTCGAACGCGCGCTAACGGACGACACCCTGGTCGACGACGCGGCGCCGCGCAATCTTGAGATCATCCGGTCCCGCCTCGATCAGTCGGTCATGAAACCGGCCATTCAGGATTTCTATCGTCAAGCGCTCGGCGTGCCGTTCCGCGATGGGAGTGAACGACGCTGA